ATTGTAGTAAACATCATAGCGACTCAACCAACCACCGGTTCCATGGCCTCCAAACATGAGAAGCTGAAaaagatataattttttttaaataataataataataatgttaatAAAAGTTGAAATTTGAAGAAAAGGAGACTAACATAGTGGCCTCCAGAGGTGACAGTATGCCTGCATCGGGCAGCTGGAGCTTGCCCCGGCAGCTTTAACTGTGTCCATCCAGGCGCTTCGTTATCTTCCTTACACAAACAATTCAAACAGATACTTCGTTAGTATTAAGACAACATAGTTTTACGGgaagtaagggtaaaatggtcatttagtcacGTTCAGAAGGTTTATTCGGTCTATAAAAGTAACAGACTTTATGTATATAGCATTTTATCCAGACATCATTACCCATACCTTCTTCAATGAGACCCTTTAAAGCCCATAAATCACCCATGATTGGTCCTCCACCTCCTGCCAAAAGATCAATAGAATGATTAGAAtcattattaaataattaaacattatgaaaaagaatagaaaaaaaaaacaggcATTGAATTTGAGGTCACCTCTGCCACCATATACAAGCAACCATTTCTCAACCATAGTGGCTGTATGACCACACCTTGGTGGTGGCAATGTTCCTGTAACTGCTAACTCTCTCCACTCCAATGACActatttaaaaatcataaaacataaagatAATATTCATCATCATAATAGTAAACgcataaataaaagtaaaaggaTAAGATTTTTAAGACAGAAACATTACTTGTATCCAAGACAAATACATATGATAACCACTTTTTACCATCCCATCCACCATACCTATAATAAGCATGTAAGGGACCATTATTATTAAGGTATGTATGTACATATGGGTAACAAATAGGGAATAATTGTGAGTAGCAATTCTGACATTACTATTTTATGGTTCCCAATGGCTGAAGCAACAGTAAAATCTCTTGGTGAAGGTAAATCACCAAAGCTGGTAAGTTCAGACCATTGCCATATATCTGGACATGGAATTCGATGTGAATGAAGTATGCATCTTGATCTTTGGTGAAAAGTAAGTTGGAATTAATAGTTGTTGAGTAAAAAAAGTTTATAGTTAATAAATTACCAGTATCTAGGACCCAAAAGTCTCCCAATCTGCATGTTCAAGTATTTTTGTTAGTAAAACTGTGTCTTCGGTTGTGTTGTTGAAGTAGGCCCAGTAAAGTACGTAGTCAATCCAACTTCCTTCCACACAATCTTATTTTCTCAATCCCAATTCCGAGAAGTTTTTGGTCATTAGAGCTAACCATCTTCTCCCCAAAtcactcaaaaccctaacccctaaTTCACTAATTCAACAGTGTGATTAATTTTGTATTTAGGGGAAGCTAtagaggaagaagatgaatacGAAAGTAAATATGCCAGAGCAGTCAACCATGTTATGTAATTGCTTCACCTTTGGGCCCCATCGTGAGTTGCAGCAGGGCGTTGTCAACGTGAAGAGTCGCAGACCCCCAATCGCCGGTTCTATGGAAGATTTTGTGAGGGACAAGAAGCGGTGATAGAAACTAGGGTTTTTGTGGGAGACGGAAAAGAAAAATAAGAAGCGAGCCTGATTCTTTGGTCGCCGATTTTATTTTATGGAGCAAGAAGAAGATAGCGTCGGGGGAGAAGAAGATAGATCCGACGAAGGTAAAAAATATGGAGCAAGAAGGAACGTGAATGGCTAGTGGTTGTGTAtagggttagagagagagagagagagagagagagagagaggatggagAGAATGGATCTGTGCGAGAGATAAGGCGACCCATAGGATCAGAGTGAGAAGCGGGGtattcaaaattttagaattttagatCCCTCTTCAAAAACGCgcgttttgttaaaaaaaatataaagcaacATTTGTAGACGACACACACTTAAaataagcgccctccgtgtttttaattttgttttgtctAACACTAAAcgtagggcacgcacaaatgcgtgtcctctatccttcaaattttggaaaactgacatcaatttttagggcacacacaaatgCGTATCCTCTATTAGCGCATGTCATTGATTGCGCGTCGTTAAAGGCTGTTTTTCTTGTAGTTTCATTTCCTGTCTCTAGTTGTCTGGCACATACACGTAtccaacagtgagttcatacccctatgattTTACTATTTTAACGTTTTAAGGGTGGGATACAAGCCACACACAAATAGTTTTTGTGAACTTATACACAAAATTACAACAAGACTTAAAACTTATTCAATTGATACAACCAAAAGATTACCATATTTTATAAAGTATTTAGATATCTTATCCCTTTTTTAACATGCTGAGCGTAAGGGAagttttcaaatcacaactatAATCGCATAGTTTTCATAACAATACACGTACCAAGTACTTAAAACACaagcaaactataataggtatagtttgggatttcaataCACAATTTTACCATCTCAGGATTTTACATTAACAATCGTATAAACTATGGCAGATATAGTTTATAGTATACATTACTACTTTCTGAATACAAGAGTACCATactaataattatttaaatataattgTTATTAATCTGTAAAGCATACATACGATTTCAAGTATAAGAGAACGATACAAAATTACACGTAAAcaagttaatacaggattgtgagacatcACTTCAATTGTACCCTTCAGGGTGCTACTAAATCCTATCattagtgtaaccagagtctcctggagggagagcgtgagatttgtgaatagatctatttgggactgacaatcccacatctaagctgctagctacagttaggcaggcatgcctatGATGACAAATATCATATCGTTCAATGCCTGAAGAATGTCGTAGAGGTcatcagtcatatcaagcatggttatacgactcacaatagtataaactaacctttgtttacgagacttcattcttcattagttttatatTAATCAATAAAACTACTACACATTATACTGGAGGACTTCCAGGGGATAAAATACatagttttattttaagaaatgaaactactatacatactggtggcaACCAGGGTTTTTAAACAGAATACTCTATACATATTAGTGATTGCCAGAGTTTTCATACAAAAGgggttttcattcaaaacaacatTTTACAATACATCTGGTGGTAACCAGGCATACGAACTAATACTTTATGGAACACAGTAATGAACACcgatgttagaaaatattagatttccttggaaacatacaaacattttcattgaCTCATTAACAcgtttcattacaaaaacatgattatgaactcaccagctttaatgctgacaCTCTTGcaaaaatcgcttgtattctcaggaaatcagtagacaggtacttctgcagcttttgagaagacggagcgtatagagtcACGTATTTTATATTTTGCTATACTTTTGGTGTAAACAAACTATgtatcaaacaaatgtaaatacatatatattcaatgttttggttgtgtttacttggaatactatgatgcaattgttgtgatactgtagatGACGTCCTCCAGCCCCGAAGGTTTCCACctttttggtttgggggtgtgacaataacccACAAACGAAATATAGAAAAAGGCTAGGTAAGCCATTCGTATATTATGAGTTACAACAATTATAATGTGATAACAACTACTTTGAGTAAATACAACAATACTTAGCCGTTGTAAACATTTTAATGCAAACACTGAGGCTTCTGCTGCACGGGGTATCTTCGAAACTACAACAACAATAATCCTCATCTTTAACCTTCTTACATTCTATATTACTCCTTGGTGGTTTCCCAGCACCAACAGTACTTAATATATGATCATTACTTATAAATCCAAAAAATATCAATATTGGAAAAATTATCCATTTAAAATGATGCAATACATGAAAACTAAATACATGATAGGAACTTATACCAAAAAGGTTACACAAAACATCGTTATATGTGTTTCGAAGAGATTGACCATTGTTTGGAGTACTATTTAGGTTAGTTTATCTTTTCAGAATTTCAAAATGATTTAACGAACCATAACTGAAACAAATCTTATATTTTTACGCACAAATGAGATTGCGAAGTAGTCATTTATTTTATGTTCTTAATATTCGCATGATGTGTGTTCCATATATGTATCGACAAAAGTTTGTATTTTCTATAAAACATCTGTTAGATATAAAAATGTTTGACAGatgaatttttatttttcttggcCTAgttgttttagggttttacagaTTTTATACCCTAAGACTAAAAATAGTTTAGGTcattttttattttgtgtgagcCTCATTTTcccttatttatttttgtttttctgatTGACAAAGAAAGTGAGAGTTCATCTTTTTCACGTGAGGTTTCTCCATTGCAATCAGATATGATGATCATATGAATGAAGAAATATTTCactaattttttgtttatttgagattgaTTCATCTACTGTTCTTAATTTCCGCATTGTCATCTCGTATTGTGTGAATCTGGGttcctacaatatatatatatatatatatatatatatatatatatatatatatatatatatatatatatatatatatatatatatatatacatcatgGTTGCAAAAATCAGGATTAATTGGTGCTAAATCGTGGATTAATCAATTGACGTTAGCCAACAGTCGATGACTAGGGTATTAAtcggaaatttaggattaatcgggtttgACGTGATTAATCAGTCAACAaaagcaaaaaaaataaaaactcaaaaaACAACCTTTTTTCtaatctaaaattttcaaaatttcaaaatttcaaatattatagcaaaatgttcatattttcgttTTTTCAAATTACAAAGTTTCTTATTTTTTAATTTCGAACTACTTTTTCtaaagatatattaatatttgattaattttaatttttctaaAGATATATTAATCTGTTAACACCAGTCGATCGTCGAGCTAGCGTCGAaggatttttacaaccttgatatatatatatatatatatatatatatatatatatatatatatgtgtgtgtgtgtgtgtgtgtgtgtgtatgtgtgtgcgcgcttttatatatatatatatatatatatatatatatatatatatatatatatatatatatatataatgcatcattatgaaaaattcttcttttaaatattgatttagaaatattttaaaaaatttcgttgaaataaaaaaaaagtttttattttgtataaaatattttgaaTAATATGCAAAAATAGTTTTCTTAATTCAAcgaataaatattttatatttatatattaatatttaaaaaatgaatttttcattaaaaaaatgtatttttcatgcatattcatatttgtttttgtttatatGCACATTAAAAAGTATTTTAATACGAACATGTATATAGTTTTTTTTCAAATCTCTTCGATATACATTCGCACAAAgcaaatgtaatatatatatatatatatatatatatatatatatatatatatatatatatatatatatatatatatatatatattacatttgcTTTGTGCGAATGTATATTTTAGAgatttgaaaatatatatatatatatatatatatatatatatatatatatatatatatatatatatagacacttaTGCATACATGTATATAAAGCAACATGGATACAAATTGATACAAAACACGTCCTTAACATGTCAATTCGCTTTAGCAAAATATAGAAACACACTATTTTGATGATTGAAAGTTTATGAGAGCTTTCGAATTAAGTAATTGTAATAAATTCTACCACATAGAAACACATTTCATTCATGATTTAATCTAGAATTTAAAACttatatatgttattatgttTTCACGTAAGATTTGGAATTAATAGTTTGTTTTAGCCTATTCCTCAAAGGTTAAATAGCCTTCAAATGTTTAAAGAAAGTGAGTTTTAGATATATTATATACAAATATAAGCTTTAAACGATAAAAATGTATATTGGTAGCTGAGATCCTTATAGGTTGTATGCAACATAAGAATTTTTTTATTCTCTTGCTGCAATATTCATTTGCTTAGAATGCTCTGTAACCTAACACTTGTAGGTATCAGAGCTTAGTACATTATTACTTACATTGCTATTCTAAATTGATTTGAatcttttttgtttaaattatggtttttcaattttagggtttctggttgCGGAATTATTATTTTCGTTTCGGATGGTTATTATCGATTTCTTTAATCCCAAGCAAGCGATCAATAtcattaaacatataaaatgaaattaaaaaagaaaCTTGTAAATCGACTGGACGCGACATTTGATAAAGGGTAATACTTTTATtaagtaaattaattattatCTTATACTAATTTCCTAATATTATAGTAACCGATTAGTGTTTTGTTAAAATTAAGATCTCTAGAACCCATACGCCGGCCAAACCCTTCCGTCCACATCTCACCATTACTTCCATATTCCTCTTTTTTCATCTCCAGGAACCTGCAACCTAAACCATGGGTTGCAATCGTCTTCATCGCAACCGACATCATCTTCATCAACCGTTATCATCTTCATCGGCTATAATTACAGCCACCACCATCTTTATACTATCCTTATACCTCCATCTCAAATAACCCGTATGTGTCCTTCAACCATCAGTTACTGCATTGCATCACACGCAAAAAAAGGCTAGGGCTGATtttgaattttggatttttttttctgaTGTGCGGCCTAATcggagttctttttttttttcctgcTGCTTAGGTTTCTTCCTTTTATCCTCTTGATTCTTGTCCTTCCCTTCATCTTTCTACCACCATTGATACCCCTTTTTCTGTCTCATTCCCAATTGAAATGATATATCTCCATTTCTTCAAGCGACACCCCAAATGAAGGTATTTTTCTGGTTAATTTCACTCACCTATCTACCTAGCCCCCTCCTCTGACCGTTGTACTTATACACCGTTGACCATCATGCAATCCTCATTCCTCTTTATTCTATAAATGAATCCAAGTAATATTAAGCCTCACTATTCTGATTCAATTATTGCTTCTCCTTGATTGGTATATTAACTTTACTTGGCCAAAAAAACTTTGATACTTAATTTGGGTCTCATAATTATATTACCTTGCTTATCTTAATTGGTGAGCTTTAATTAATCGCATTCTCTGTATCATAGATATTAAATGTTTTGTTTAGTTTGATGATTATAATCTGGTGCTTGTAATTAGTTCATGTTATGAGTGCAATTTGAGTTTGGAGATTGGTTGATGTTTTACTTGTTTCCCCTTTTGAAAACTATAGGAGATGAAGTGGGATTTATGGAGTTTTATGTCAATTTACATACTTTGGTATAGAGAGTCACCAAGTCATGCTTCTTCTATTTGAAGATATTGTTGGGAGtataacatcatacaaatacACGATCCTAATCTACTGAGAGGGACAATTGATCCCACTAGAGTTCCATTTTTGGAATTAGTACATGTGTGCTGTTttctaaacataaaaaatatagaaATGGAAGAAATGCCTCGACCATTAGAGCATGTAAGTGTCTAAACCACCGCCTTATTACTTTCTTTCTCTATCCATTGTTAATGGTTAATGGAATGTAATTCTTGATGTTTGTTGTTGCAAAGCAATCTACATAAAAGGACGAATATAAACATTGGATTATCAAACAACAAAGACCTAAATGATGTCTGAATTCTAAAATCTTTTTAAGTTTCTTTATCGTCATaaattttgttttcttgaagGAATCTCTTTTAGCTGCAAGATATGAGAGGGAAAACATTCAAAGGAGTGGAACTAGTATTGTTGGGGTTGTATAAATTCAATGTACTCATCTTTGTTAGCGACACGTTAGTATTTCTTgaaatgtttatttttatattaaccaattattttttaaattaaagttaTTACTAATGAATTAACAGTGGTAGTTTGCGTTGATGAAGTCTCAAAGGTGGCAATTATGATTCTTATATGGGGCCGTGATGATGAAGTGAAGAAACAGAAATACAAATCATGGTCTGATGGTGCCTTTTGATGGTATCAGGTCAAGAAGTGATTCTTGAAGAATGGAGAAGTAATTCTTGAAGATTGCAACAATAACATTTTTGGAACTTATTCTTGAAGAATAGAACGTAGAGGAATGAAATATGGGATGAAAACTAATTATTAAATGAAGTTGCAGATCGACATTTTTTATATCAAAAATATTTCATGTATTTGTAACTCATTTTTCCATCTTTTATTTTATGTTCATGTATTCTATTAGAATCACTCAAAATGTAGGTATGTTTTGTTAATGTGAACATGTTAAATTCTGACAAAATTGTTCGCCATTTTCACCCATTCCTATTCTTTATTATGTCTTCTTACTCATTATCATTATCAACCATTATGCGAGAATTAAAATTCTAAAAGAATGcactttgtttatatttttttagaatgATCATATTATCAAAGAATACACTGTGCTATGTGAaattcttatttatgttattttttatatgttttttggaATACTGTGTCAAACGTTGCAATCAAATGATTATTATTTTTGATGCAAATTATTAATTTTGGAAATATATGCAGGCACCTTAAGAAtgttaattttcaaaaaaaatcatttgaatAAAATCATATTCTATAAGAATGAAATGAGACACATGTTCATCATAATACAAAATAGACCTGTGTTTTGCTAAAAAAAACTGATAaaattatttatgtttaattttttttaaataagataaATGAGTATTTAATAAAATGATCATCAAATTAGGAGATGAATAAGGGATCTTCTATTTTTAAATATAGGTTAAAAGACTAAAATattcttgtatttaattaaatgtaattatagAGTACATGTTGTCCCATGATAATAATGTGTACCTTCGTATTACaatcattcattttttttaatctaatggtGAAAATATGggcatacattcacacaatatttatagttcacatttaatcctaaccctatatatataaatatacatatacatatatatatatatatgtatatatatatatatatatatatatatatatatatatatatatatatgtgtgtgtgtgtgtgtgtgtgtgcatatgtgtttttgtatgttTGTGTTTCACGTGTTTACAAATACATAAACCACCGATTATATAGAGAAAAAGGCTATGTAAGCCATTCATATATTATGAGTTACAACAATTATAATGCCATAACATTTACTTTGTGTAAATACAACAATATTTAGCCGCTGCTCAATTTTTAATACAAATATCAAGGCTTCCGCTGCACGGGGTATCTTCGAAACCACAACAATAGTAATCCTCATCAACCTTCTTACATTATATAATACACTTTGGTGGTTTCCTAGCACCAACATTACTTAATATATGACCATTACCTATAAATGCAAAAATACCAATACTAGAATAATTATCCATTTAAAATGATGCAACACATGAAAAGTAAATACATGATAGGAACTTACATTGATGGAAAGgaaacaataccaaaaagcttATACAAAAAATCATTATACGTGTTTCAAAGAGATTGACCATTGTGTGGAGTACTATTTAGGTTAGTTTTGTAAAAGAGTTTAATTGAGTATTgaaatgaaaatcagagtaaataAGTAAAGAACACGAGATCTAAATATGATCTTGTTTTAGCTCTCATTACTTTCAATGTATGAAGAGAAATAAAGACAGAGAATATTGGAAAAACTCATGCCTAAACTCTAAGTACAGCTCCCTCaatgtacaaaaaatactaagggcTTTACATTTAGACTTCGTTACACAAGATGCCTTAGTAAATAGATAAGACTAACAAAAACATACAATACAcagacttcgacatattacaGCTAATTcgactctacaatctccccctttgtaaaaaTGTCGAACTTCTCTGTTGGTGAGAATCTGTACATCAAAATGCATCATTCTTCGAATCTCAGAGTACCAAGTCATCACTTTCTTCAACTCGACTTATCACCTTCAGTATTCTTCTTGCAGTTGTTCATACAAACAATAAAGTTCGTATATTGAGATGTTCTGTATCTCTCAATCTTAGAAACCTGAAACAAAAATCTCTTTGCTTTCCCCTTCTTATCTTTTCCCAAAAATACTAACCCCATCAGTTTTAAGCAAATCTCACCATCTGAATACTTCTTGAGAACTGCTTGAGGCTTTGTTGCTTCCATTTCGACTTTGACCTTTTTCCGTAAAGCTGAAGCCAACTCCACATTAGTTAGTGTTAGAcaatcataataattgtctatgaaGATTTTGATATGACCCAAACCAAGTCTCAAAACTTCTTTATTAGTTCCTTGGAGTTGCGAACCATCCATGTCTTTCAAAATCAGTGCAACTTGTATTAGACCATTCAAGTTATTAAGAGGGAAATCTACATTTGAGAAATCACAAGCCTTGTTGTTCGCCCTCACAACATGATAACGAAAGTTTTGTATCATGTTATCGAACATTACATCTCTTGTTATACTTATCACTCTTGTAATCTTGATAAGTGACCACACATCTTCCTGTTCCTTTCCAACAACAGCATGAAACCTCGGTTTCATATGAAGAAAATCATCTTCATTCTTGAACTTCTCTATCACCTTGTACTGAGCTGTTataaacatcatttcattaaTTGGAAAGTGAAGCTGATTCATATTAGTGTTTAGGATAAAATAGCTTTTTTGTGGTTTCTTCTCGAATGCATACGTTTGATTGTATGACACTCATGGCTTTGATATTTTTGTAACTATACAGCTTTTTCGGATCTCCCTTATCCATGTTTGGAGGATCATTCTCATGAAGCCTCATTATGCTCTGAATCTGTCTTTGTTTCTCCATTTCAGCCTCAATCTCGGATTTCTTTTCTTCCTTTGTCTTCTCAGTAACAACCCCTTTTCCTTTACCCTTGTTTGCTTCAGAGGGTTTTGGTTTCTTTGTACTTGAGCTTCCTCCTCCAACAGTTGATCCGATAACAATTCCCTTTTGAATGGGCCTTGTTGTTGTCTTCATAGACATCACAATAGAAACTACTGGAATTAATGGAGTTGGAATTTGTGTTGAGAAAACCTTACCAACAGGCTTTATAACCTATTCTTCTACTTTTCTCACCTTCATAGATTTACCAACAacctccttttctcccccttacACCCTTGTGACAACAGGTGGGGCACTAGTTATTAACATGCCTTTTGAAAGGCTTGATTAAGAATTTGTAACTTCTGAGTTAAAAACTTAGGAGTGAGAAATGATGACTGAGCAGACTTCGACACAATCTCCTTAATTTCTCCAAGCAATACACCCaaattctcaaaattcaa
The genomic region above belongs to Lactuca sativa cultivar Salinas chromosome 4, Lsat_Salinas_v11, whole genome shotgun sequence and contains:
- the LOC111886792 gene encoding protein GLUTELIN PRECURSOR ACCUMULATION 3-like, giving the protein MVPYMLIIVSLEWRELAVTGTLPPPRCGHTATMVEKWLLVYGGRGGGGPIMGDLWALKGLIEEDNEAPGWTQLKLPGQAPAARCRHTVTSGGHYLLMFGGHGTGGWLSRYDVYYNDCVVLDRVSVQWKRLATNTEAPAARAYHSMTCIGSRYLIFGGFDGKLTFGDLWWLVPEDDPISKRSEVIQETRNDFQSETKVSVQQQTFTF